One genomic segment of Terriglobales bacterium includes these proteins:
- a CDS encoding HAD-IA family hydrolase: MTGPKAVLWDMDGTLVDSEELHWIAWRTTMSNEGIAITREQFLSTFGQRNDSIVPTWLGSAATVERIERIGQAKEELYRHLVRRVGVAPESGVATWLDRLHKHGWQQAIASAAPRANIDAVLEALSVKHVFQGIVSAEDVHRGKPDPEVYLLAASRVGVPAERCIVVEDAGAGIEGARRAGMRSIGISHNGKDLRADVVVESLDLLEPDCFDRLLNHRESREPLIFPKC, from the coding sequence ATGACCGGACCCAAGGCAGTTCTGTGGGATATGGATGGTACGTTAGTCGATTCAGAAGAACTACATTGGATCGCCTGGCGCACCACGATGTCGAACGAGGGCATTGCCATCACGCGCGAGCAGTTTCTTTCGACATTTGGCCAGCGTAATGATTCTATTGTCCCCACTTGGCTTGGCTCCGCAGCAACCGTCGAGCGAATCGAACGAATCGGGCAAGCAAAAGAAGAACTATATCGGCATTTGGTGCGCCGGGTTGGCGTTGCACCCGAATCCGGCGTCGCAACTTGGTTGGACAGACTCCACAAGCATGGATGGCAGCAAGCCATCGCCTCGGCAGCCCCGCGCGCCAATATTGATGCCGTGCTGGAGGCCCTGTCCGTGAAACATGTTTTTCAGGGCATTGTATCCGCTGAAGATGTGCACCGGGGCAAACCGGATCCAGAGGTATACCTGTTGGCTGCTTCTCGAGTCGGCGTTCCTGCCGAGAGGTGCATTGTTGTGGAGGATGCTGGCGCCGGCATCGAAGGGGCGCGCCGCGCCGGTATGCGGAGCATAGGGATAAGCCACAACGGCAAGGATCTTCGGGCCGATGTGGTGGTGGAGTCTCTCGACCTTTTGGAACCGGATTGTTTCGATCGCCTGCTGAATCACAGGGAATCGCGCGAGCCGTTAATCTTCCCTAAATGTTGA
- a CDS encoding endonuclease/exonuclease/phosphatase family protein, which produces MESRSAFRVISWNIARGSKLEGILEFLATANADIIFLQEADKSARRTGYRNIAKEIAQKLRLNYVFGCEFEELAQGSTSSPAYHGQASLSRWPLSNSSILPFHKQSNFWRPRWFIPRLSSLQRRRGGRMALFSQVLTPDRSVATYNLHFESRGSDDLRYSQLHELLEDLKRCSPDVPVIAAGDFNFDLSQGQAAAALADVRFVNPFATLRQATTVTHSLPARDRVIDCILLRGPLIGTDAHVHSSVLASDHYPLSLTVSFC; this is translated from the coding sequence ATGGAATCTCGGAGTGCGTTTCGTGTCATCAGTTGGAATATTGCGCGAGGCTCAAAGCTGGAGGGTATCCTCGAATTCCTCGCCACCGCAAATGCAGACATCATCTTTCTCCAGGAAGCCGACAAGAGTGCTCGGCGAACCGGGTATCGAAATATTGCGAAAGAGATCGCGCAAAAGCTACGACTGAACTATGTCTTCGGATGCGAATTTGAAGAACTGGCACAGGGCTCGACCTCATCGCCTGCTTACCATGGACAAGCCTCGCTCTCGCGTTGGCCGCTGTCCAATTCCTCCATCCTGCCATTCCACAAACAATCGAACTTTTGGCGTCCGCGCTGGTTCATTCCCCGTCTTTCGTCCCTGCAGAGAAGACGCGGGGGCCGCATGGCGTTGTTCAGCCAAGTGCTCACGCCGGACAGAAGCGTGGCGACGTACAACCTGCATTTTGAGAGTAGGGGAAGCGACGATCTCCGCTATTCTCAGCTACACGAGCTTCTGGAAGATTTGAAACGCTGTAGCCCTGACGTGCCGGTCATCGCCGCAGGCGATTTTAATTTTGATCTTTCACAGGGTCAGGCAGCTGCAGCTCTTGCCGACGTCCGATTTGTCAATCCGTTCGCCACGCTCCGTCAGGCGACGACAGTTACGCATTCGCTCCCAGCGCGTGATCGCGTCATCGACTGCATACTGCTCCGGGGCCCATTAATCGGTACCGACGCTCACGTTCACAGTTCGGTTCTAGCATCCGACCATTACCCATTGTCGCTTACGGTCAGTTTCTGTTGA